The DNA region CCCCTTTTTCAGTTTGCCACTAACCTTCATCGTTCCCTTTTTTTAAAATCCACAGGGCGCTTTCTTATTGGCCTTGCCTCATTTTTATTGATTCTTATTACTATTTCGGGAATAGTACTTATAGCTAAAAGACAAGGTGGCTATAGGCAATTCTTTGCTCCTGTAGTTCGTGAAAATTTTTCTCAATACAACCATGTGGTTTATGCGAGGTTTTCACTCATTCCCTTATTGGTATTAGCAATTACCGGAGTTTATCTTTCTTTACTACGGTTTGATGTTATTCCGGATACTCAGGTTGCTTTGCAAGTCGATTTTGATTCCATTCAAGAAGAACCTTTTAAAGAATATACGGAATTTGACCTATTCAAAACTACACCTCTATCCGAGCTACGGGAGTTGGAATACCCCTTTTCGGAATTTGTTGAAGATTATTACATCATTAGACTGAAGAATAAAGAAGTATACCTAAATCAGGTTACTGGCGATGTACTGGCGGAAGAAAAATACCCTACAGTACAGGTCATGTCTTCTTGGGCTACGGTATTACACACCGGAGAAGGGAGTATCTTATGGTCTATTGTACTTGGTTTGGGAAGTCTAGCCATTCCCTTTCTAACCGTAACGGGCTTTATCGTATACTTCAAAAGGCCTAAAACAAAAATTAAAAACACCTATAATAAGAACGAAGGTACGTATGTAGTTTTAGTTGGAACTGAAGGAGGAACCACACTTCAATTTGCTCAAGAATTCCATAAACAACTACTATCCATCGGAAAAAAAAGTCATTTAGCCCTGATGAATCAATATACCCATTTCAAAAAAATGGAGCATTTGATTGTTATCACCGCGACTTACGGGCAGGGAGAAGCTCCTGCATCCGCCGAAAAATTCGTGCAACTGGTTAAAAAATATCCTCAAAAACAAGCTTTTGATTTTAGTGTAGTAGGTTTTGGATCTACGGCCTACCCCAATTTTTGTCAGTTTGCCTACGAAACTCATGAAGTCCTAGAAGCTTCAAATAACAGTACGGCTTTGCAAGAGGTCTTTACGGTTAACGACCAATCATTTGAAGCTTTCAATAATTGGTGCGCCACATGGTCTAAGAAGGCAGGATTAAATATTCTCCTAGAAAAGCCAAAATTAGCTACCAACTCCTTACCTCCTTCCACTTTTGAAGTTATCAATAAGGCAGAAATACCCGAAGATGACACATTTCTTTTGAGCTTGAAAAATCTAAACGGTTCCAAACCCATTTCTGGTGATTTACTATCGGTAATACCGGAAGAAGGAGCTCGTGAGCGATTGTATTCCATAGGTAAATTGAATGCGGAAACTTTGTTGATTAGCATTAGGAGGCATGAACAAGGATTGTGTTCCAACTATTTGCACCAACTAGGGCAGAACGAAAAATTGTCGGCTACGGTTGTTGGCAATAGGAATTTCCACTTTCCTAAAAATGCAAAAAAGACCATTTTCATAGCTACAGGAACCGGTATTGGCCCTTTTTTAGGAATGATAAAAGAGAATACCCGTAAGAAGGAAATCCATTTGTACTGGGGAGCCAGAACTACCAATTCATTCAATCTGTACAAAGATTATATAGATAAGGCTCTACAAGACGGAAAACTAACCAATTTTAAAACTGCGTATTCCCGTAATCAACCAGAAAAAATCTATGTTCAACATCTGATTCAACGGGACAAAGAACTGTTTTTAGAGGTTCTAAAAAAGAAGGGTTGTATTATGATTTGTGGATCCATTGCCATGCAAAAAGAAGTACTACAGGAACTACAGCAACTCTGCAACGAACATCTTGGCAAAGACTTGAGCCACTATCAAAATCGTAAGCAGATTAAGATGGACTGCTATTAATTCCCACACCGCATCCCACTACTCTTTTCTAAAAAAAAGCAACTTTATTCGGTCAGCAAGTGGACCGGTTCAGGTACCAGATTCGGTTTAATAGGATTATAATAATAAATATTTTGCTTGTCGTACAATTCTAAATGAGATTCTAACCGTGACTCAAATTCTTCATAATCGTTTCTAGTTTTCGTCCATGCAGATTCCGCAAGAGCGGCTATTCTAGGAAATAACATATAATCTATTCTTGCTTCACTATTGATAGTTTCCGTCCATAAATTACCCTGTACACCTAGAATTTGGTTTCCGTACTTTTCACCATCAACTATATGGTTAACATCAAAGCCATAGACTGCTTCAATAGGACTAAATGCTCCGTCCCATTTACGACCCGAACGATGATTCTCATCTTGAACGAAGTCTAAATAATACGGAATTCTTGGACAAACCACCGTTGAAAACCCCTTTTCCAGTGCTTTTTGAAACTGCTCGGGTTTATCATGTCGCCACCAATAAATAATAGTTTTATCCTTTGGTAAATCAATTTCTGCAAGCTCGTCCCAAGCCAGAACTTTTGCATTCATACTGAAAACAGAATCCGCCATGCGTTCCATAAAATAATGCTCCACATCTTTAAGACCGTTCAGCTTTTCTCTTTTCATTAAATCCGAAATTCCTTTATTCGAATTCCATTTTTGGTTACCAAAACTCACCTCGTCCCCTCCTAAATGCAACAAGCCGGAAGGAAACAAAGCATTCACTTCTCGTAAAATATCCGTTAGATAACCATACGTACTTTCCTTTCCCGGGTCAAAAGTAAACTCAGGATATTTTTCACTTCCCCCTCCGCTAAATTGAGGATAAGCCATATTTGCAGCCGTAGCATGACCGGGCATATCTATTTCAGGAATCACTTTAATTTGCAACTTTGCCGCATAATCTACAATTTCCTGAATTTCACTTTGTGTATAATATTGTGCAGGCAGATTAGGATCAAAATGGTCACCTACACCGCCTACAAGGGCCAATTTAGGATACTTTAAAATTTCCATTCGCCACCCCGTTGCATCGGTCAAATGCCAGTGCAGCGTATTTAATTTGTAAAAAGCCATCCAATCCAAAATGGATTTTATTTTCTCTTTCCCTATAAAATATCTAGAAACATCTAGCATAATGCCCCGCCACTCATAAAACGGTTGATCTTGTATCTCCCAAGCATTGATAGGTACCTCTCCATTTTTAGGTGTATTTTCCACTGCCAATTGCACTAAGCTAACGGCTCCATAAAACACTCCGGATACAGTTGTTCCCGTAATTTTGATTTCTTGCGGGGATACGGAAAGATGGTACCCCTCAGTACCGATTGATTCATCTGAAACCAATTCTAAAGTAATTTGTTTTAGGCTTTTTGAATGAAAATCACCTGTATGTAATGGTATTCTAGTTTGTGTCAATATTTGCGCCTTTAAAAAAGAAGCAACGTCTTGTAACCGTATGTCCGAACTGGCTATAGACGTATTTTTATCCAATACGAACTGGCCCTTTCCGGCAATGGCCTTTGTAGGTTCTGGGATTATTGGCGACTGCGCATTTAAAAAAACAGGTGATAAACAAAGTAATACGAGTAGAATAAAATTTACGGAGATTCTCATTGAAATAAAGGGTATGCGGATTAACTAATTTTGAAAAGAGATAGGGATTTAAGTTTTCTGTTTCTTCTTCCTGGCAGCAGGAAACAGAACATTGTTCAGTATCAGTCGATACCCAGGAGAATTGGGGTGTAGCTCTAATTCCGTTTTAGGGTCCCCTACCCTATGCTGATAGTCTTCTGGATCGTGACCGCCATAAAATGTAAAAAAGCCTTTTCCTTTTACACCATGAATATAGCGGGCTTCTCCATTCAATTTATTTTCGCCCAAAACCATGACCGTTGGCTTCACTTCTTCTCTTGCGAATGCCGTGGTCTGCCCCATAAAGCCCTTGACCAAAGAGGTATGATTTTGACAAAGCATAGTAGGAACGGCATCCCATTTTGCAGAAAAATCCATTAATGAAAAATAATCGGACTCCTTGGGAACGTTTCCTCTTTTACTTGTCATATCAATTGATGAAAACTCATATTTGAGCGGATTTCTTTCTAATGTAAAATCCGTAAAGGCAAACGTTTTATTGTAATCCAATTGACTTTGATAGTTCGCATCCGAAGGGTCATTATCGAACATGGGTTCGCAAATATCAACACCTTCTGCAGAAAGCGCAATATCAAAACTATCCGTAGCAGAGCACATAGCGAACATAAACCCTCCACCTATAACATACTTCCTTATTTTTTGGGCTACGGCACTTTTTTCTTCCGAAACTTTTGAAAATCCATGTGTGTGAGCTAGTGCCTCAGCCTCCTTTTTTTGTTCTATATACCAAGGGGCAGCACGGTATGCTCCATAAAACTTTCCGTATTGACCTGTAAAATCTTCGTGGTGTAAGTGCAGCCAATCGTACAACGCCAACTTATCGCCTAATACTTCCTCATCGTAAACGGTAACATATGGAATCTCCGCATAGGTCAGCACCATAGTTACGGCATCGTCCCAAGGTTGATTTCCTTTGGGGGAATAGACTGCAATCTTCGGAGCTTTTTCAAGAATTACAGCATCTTGATTTTTAGATGGACTACTGATTTCCGACAAAATATTCGCCGCTTGACTATCAGATAAAATTTCAAAGGAAACTCCTCTAATTTGACATTCTTTACGGATAACATCTCCATCGGGCAGCAAAAAAGAACCTCCTCTATAATTCAGAAGCCATTGCACTTTCTGCTGCTTATTGAGTACCCAATAGGTAATTCCGTAGGCTTTAAGGTGGTCTTTCTGACCCTCGGCATCCATAGGAATTAAAATGGAGGATGCAGAAAGTTGCAAAACACCAATTAAGATGAAAAGAATTGACAAAAGCGATTTCACCATATTTCTAGCACTTTATTTTTTCTAAAGATACTTGAAAAACTACGCTTTTTATCTTCACTCAAAGTTAAAGCTATTAGAAAACTAACTGATTTTGGGAATTTCTCTTCTATTAAAACGGAACATCATCATCTCCAGGAGGCATGTTATCGTTCATAGAACTACCAAAAGCTTCGTTCGCATCTGGTAAGTTCGGCGTAATAAAAGGATTGTCCTCGTTCTCGTTCATTTTAGATTGGAACTCAAACGGAGAGTCAAAATCGTCTAGGTTATCAAACTTACCGAGGTTACCGATAAATTTCAAACGAATATTTTCCAGACCACCATTACGGTGTTTGGCAACGATAAACTCTGCCTGACCTTGTGTTGGGCTTCGTTCTTCGTCATCCCATTCATCAATTTTATAATATTCAGGACGGAAAATAAACGACACAATATCCGCATCCTGCTCAATCGCACCAGATTCACGTAAATCCGAAAGTAAAGGTCTTTTACTACCTCCACGGGTTTCAACCGCACGTGAAAGCTGAGATAGTGCAATTACGGGTATATTCAATTCTTTTGCCAATGCCTTAAGGTTACGCGAAATGGTAGAAATTTCCTGTTCACGGTTTCCTCCTTTGCCGGTTCCACCAGCGGTCATTAACTGTAAATAATCAATAATAATTATCTTAATATCATGCTGTGAAGCCAAACGTCTGGCCTTTGCACGCAAGTCAAAAATAGATAAAGAAGGCGTATCATCAATAAATAACGGTGCTTTCTCTAGCGCTTTTACTTTTACGTTCAGCTGCTCCCACTCGTGCTTTTCTAATTTACCGGTTCTCAATTTTTCGGATGAAAGTCCGGTTTCCGAAGAAATCAAACGTGTAATTAACTGCACAGAAGACATCTCACAGGAAAAGAAAGCAACACCTTGTCCACTATCTACAGCAATATTTCTTGCCATGGATAATGTTAATGCGGTTTTACCCATACCGGGACGTGCAGCTACAATAATCAAATCACTAGGCTGCCAACCCGAAGTAAGTTTATCCAACTTATCAAAGCCGGTGGCAATACCGCTCATCCCCTCTTTATTGGAAATCTCTTCAATCTTTTTCTTTGCCTGAATTACCAAATCCATAGCCGTCTCCGCAGAACGTTTCAGGTTACCTTGAGTAACATCATATAATTTAGATTCCGCACTATCTAAAAGGTCAAAAACATCGGTTCCTTCATCATATGCCTCTTCAATAATCTCATTGGAAATTTTAATCAAGCTCCGCTGAATGTACTTCTGCAGAATAATACGTGCATGGAACTCAATATGTGCCGATGAAGCCACTTTTTGAGTCAGTTTAATGAGGTAAAAATCACCTCCTATGGCATCTAACCTTCCATCTCGCTTTAATTGGGAGGAAACCGTTAATAAATCCACTGGTTCGGAACTTTCGAACAGCTTAAAAATGGATTCATAGATGTATCGATGGGCATCTTTATAGAAAACATCAGGATGAAGGATATCTATTACTTCATCTACACCCTTTTTATCAATCATCATAGCACCCAACACAACCTCTTCTAAATCAACAGATTGAGGTGGAATTTTACCTCTTTCTAAATTGATTAGGGTTGACTTGTCTATTTTGCGTCCGACGACCGGATTAATTTTTTCCATTTTACGAAATTATGCAATTAACTAAAAAATAAAGAGAAGTATAGTTAACAGGTAATAAACATTACCGTGTTAATAAGTTACAATTTTATGTTGATAACAAAAAAAATCTGAGGAAAGTCTTCCTCAGATTTTAATCAGCTTGTAAAAAGTGTCCGTTAACCGTTAAAAACACCCATTTGGGCGTATTTATCCATTCGGGTTTTGACTAATTCTTTTGGGGATAACTTTTCTAAAGCCTTAAATTGTGTCAATATTTTGTTTTTCACAACTTCAAAAGTCTTTTCCCTATTTGCATGTGCACCGCCCGCAGGTTCGCGTACGATTTCATCGATTAATTTTAATTTTTTCATATCGGTAGCAGTAAGTTTTAATGCCTCAGCAGCCACTTCCTTATACTCCCAACTTCTCCAAAGAATAGAAGAACAAGATTCCGGAGAAATCACCGAATACCATGTGTTTTCCAACATCAACACTTTATCTCCTACACCTATACCCAAAGCTCCACCAGAAGCTCCTTCACCAATAATTACAACAATAATTGGCACTTTAAGACGGGTCATCTCTAAAATGTTACGGGCTATTGCCTCTCCTTGCCCACGTTCTTCCGCCTCAATACCGGCAGCGCCACCAGGAGTATCTATAAAGCACACCACAGGCACATTAAATTTCTCCGCAGATTTCATTAAGCGCAGTGCTTTACGATAGCCTTCTGGGTTGGCCATACCAAAGTTACGGTACTGCCTTGTCTTTGTATTATATCCTTTTTGTTGACCGATGAACATGAAGCTCTGGTCGCCAATTTTACCAAGACCACCGATCATTGCCTTATCATCTTTTACATTTCTATCTCCGTGAAGTTCTAGAAAAGTATCGCCACAAATAGCGTTGATGTAGTCTAAAGTATAGGGTCTATTTGGGTGCCTAGATAACTGTACCCGTTGCCAGGCCGTAAGGTTTTTGTAGATTTCTTTACGGGTATCCGCTAACTTCTTTTCAATCTGTTTACAGGTTTCCGTTACATCTACTTCGCTTTCTTCCCCAATAATCATGCATTTATCCAGCTGCTCTTCAAGCTCTTTTATCGGGAGTTCAAAATCGAGATATTCCATTAGTGTAATAGGTTTAGTTTGATGGACAAATATAGAACTTTAAGCTTATCTCCTGAAGGGTTTTTTAAACCTTCTCCTATTTTTAAGGATTCCGTTGGCAAGAACCGTCAATAAGATGATGCCTCCACCCACATAAAACAGGGGATTCATTTTTTCTGATTCGCCTAAAATAAAATAAGCTAAAATTATGCCGTACACAGGCTCTAAGTTAATAGTGAGCATTACCGTGTAAGGACTAATGTATTTTAAAATTTTTATCGATGCGATAAAGGCATAGGCGGTACAAATTGAAGCTAGAATAAACAGATACAACCAATCGTTCTGCGAGAGTGCAAAAAATTGAGCGTCAAAACTACCTTGAAACGCTAAAAAGATAGTCAGCAATACTACTCCGCTCACCAACTCATAGAATGAGATTACGGAAGGTCTTTCCTTTTGAATCAGCTTTCCATTAATGAGTGAAAAAAGAGCCGATAAAAATGCAGAGACAAGTGCCAATAGTATACCATAGAGATATTGCGTATCTACCTTAAAAATTAAATACAGCCCTAGCATAACCACAATACCAAAAACAATCTCATACCAAATCATCTTGCGCTTGTACCAAAAAGGCTCTATTAAAGCTGTAAAAAATGCACCTGTTGAAATAGTAGCCAGCGTAATGGAAACATTAGAAACTTTAATGGACAAAAAGAAGGTAACCCAATGCAACGCAATTACAATACCTGCACCTAACAAAGACCATAGCATGGGGCGGGAAACTTTAAGGGAATATTTTTTAGCTTTTAGATATAATAAGATAAATACGGCCGCAATAAGCATACGATACCAGACCAGCGGCATAGCGTCTAGGGTAATCAGTTTACCCAATACCGCTGTGAAGCCCCAAATAAAGACAATAAAATGTAAGTGTAGGTAATTTTTTAACTGCGCCCCCATAAAAGCCTATTTAGAAGTACAAGCGTTATCGTTTTGCCTTCTGCAACAACACTACTGCAAGAATCCCAAAAATCATATTTGGTACAAGTACCGCTAAAAGAGGGGAAAAACCAGACTGCTCCGCTAGTGTACCAAAAACTTTATCAAAAAAGACAAAAACGAATGCCACTATAATTCCAAAAGCAAGGTTTACTCCCATACCACCCCGTCTTTTAACCGACGAAACGGCAACCGCTATGATAGTAAGAATAAAGGCTGTTATTGGCAACGCCCACCGTTTGTATTTCACCAATACATAGGTGTTTATATTGGAAGCGCCTTTAAGTTTTTGGTCTTTTATAAAGCGATTCAACTCAAAAATATTTTTGGTTTCCGCTGCGTAAGATACTGGGGTAAGGTCACCTATCTTAAAGGAAAAAAGCGTATCCAAACGCCTCTTAGTCTCTACCAGTGCGGTATCTTCCAATATTCTGCGTTTCTTATAGGTAGTTAAACGGTATACACTGTCTTTATCTACGTAACGGATATTGGCCGCAGAAATCTTAAACTCAAGCTCATTCTCATCATTAAATCGCTCAAAGGTAAAATTGTAACCAATCTCCCTTGCCGGATCAAAACTGCTTACATAAATAAAATCATTGGCGTTTAATTGGGTAAAAATATTATTGGTAACCCTATCTTGTTTCCCTTTTTTTAGATACTTGTATTTAAACTCGTTAAACCCTTTACTGGCATTGGGCACGATAAACATACCCATGATGAACATAATTATGGCAATAATGGATGCTCCGATTATATAGGGGCGCAAAAATCTATTATATGAAACCCCTGAACTTAAAATAGCTACAATTTCTGTATTGCCCGCCAGTTTAGAAGTAAAGAAAATAATGGATAGAAAAAGAAAAATAGGGAACAGTAAACTTCCTATATAAATGGTAAAGTTTCCAAAATAGATAAGTATTTCATCCAATGGAGCCTCATTGGCCTGCATCTTTCCTATTTGTTCCGCCAAATGGGCCATGATACCAATAGGAATGAACAGCAATATCATCACCGAAAAAGTGACGAGATATCGTTTTAATATATATTTATCCAGTATTGTTAACACTACAATCGTTTATCCATTTGTTTCACCATACGATTCTTCCATTCGGTAAAATCCCCTGCTAAAATATGCTTTCGCGCTTCACGTGTCAACCAAAGATAAAAACCAAGGTTATGAATGGTAGCTATCTGCTTGCCCAAATATTCCTTGGCAACGAACAAATGCCTTAAGTACGCCTTTGAATATTCAATATCTACAAAAGTCAATCCCATTTCATCTATAGGAGAAAAATCATCCTCCCATTTTTTATT from Zobellia alginiliquefaciens includes:
- a CDS encoding PepSY domain-containing protein; the encoded protein is MIVSVWRYSHLLFAIISSIFLLIASITGVILAVEPISNKIEPYSISGADALSLAETLENLNAKYEEILAVSRDRNGFISVTAILDGKNEAFYVDPFTGEKLGALLQKKPLFQFATNLHRSLFLKSTGRFLIGLASFLLILITISGIVLIAKRQGGYRQFFAPVVRENFSQYNHVVYARFSLIPLLVLAITGVYLSLLRFDVIPDTQVALQVDFDSIQEEPFKEYTEFDLFKTTPLSELRELEYPFSEFVEDYYIIRLKNKEVYLNQVTGDVLAEEKYPTVQVMSSWATVLHTGEGSILWSIVLGLGSLAIPFLTVTGFIVYFKRPKTKIKNTYNKNEGTYVVLVGTEGGTTLQFAQEFHKQLLSIGKKSHLALMNQYTHFKKMEHLIVITATYGQGEAPASAEKFVQLVKKYPQKQAFDFSVVGFGSTAYPNFCQFAYETHEVLEASNNSTALQEVFTVNDQSFEAFNNWCATWSKKAGLNILLEKPKLATNSLPPSTFEVINKAEIPEDDTFLLSLKNLNGSKPISGDLLSVIPEEGARERLYSIGKLNAETLLISIRRHEQGLCSNYLHQLGQNEKLSATVVGNRNFHFPKNAKKTIFIATGTGIGPFLGMIKENTRKKEIHLYWGARTTNSFNLYKDYIDKALQDGKLTNFKTAYSRNQPEKIYVQHLIQRDKELFLEVLKKKGCIMICGSIAMQKEVLQELQQLCNEHLGKDLSHYQNRKQIKMDCY
- a CDS encoding beta-N-acetylhexosaminidase, which produces MRISVNFILLVLLCLSPVFLNAQSPIIPEPTKAIAGKGQFVLDKNTSIASSDIRLQDVASFLKAQILTQTRIPLHTGDFHSKSLKQITLELVSDESIGTEGYHLSVSPQEIKITGTTVSGVFYGAVSLVQLAVENTPKNGEVPINAWEIQDQPFYEWRGIMLDVSRYFIGKEKIKSILDWMAFYKLNTLHWHLTDATGWRMEILKYPKLALVGGVGDHFDPNLPAQYYTQSEIQEIVDYAAKLQIKVIPEIDMPGHATAANMAYPQFSGGGSEKYPEFTFDPGKESTYGYLTDILREVNALFPSGLLHLGGDEVSFGNQKWNSNKGISDLMKREKLNGLKDVEHYFMERMADSVFSMNAKVLAWDELAEIDLPKDKTIIYWWRHDKPEQFQKALEKGFSTVVCPRIPYYLDFVQDENHRSGRKWDGAFSPIEAVYGFDVNHIVDGEKYGNQILGVQGNLWTETINSEARIDYMLFPRIAALAESAWTKTRNDYEEFESRLESHLELYDKQNIYYYNPIKPNLVPEPVHLLTE
- a CDS encoding asparagine synthetase B, with amino-acid sequence MVKSLLSILFILIGVLQLSASSILIPMDAEGQKDHLKAYGITYWVLNKQQKVQWLLNYRGGSFLLPDGDVIRKECQIRGVSFEILSDSQAANILSEISSPSKNQDAVILEKAPKIAVYSPKGNQPWDDAVTMVLTYAEIPYVTVYDEEVLGDKLALYDWLHLHHEDFTGQYGKFYGAYRAAPWYIEQKKEAEALAHTHGFSKVSEEKSAVAQKIRKYVIGGGFMFAMCSATDSFDIALSAEGVDICEPMFDNDPSDANYQSQLDYNKTFAFTDFTLERNPLKYEFSSIDMTSKRGNVPKESDYFSLMDFSAKWDAVPTMLCQNHTSLVKGFMGQTTAFAREEVKPTVMVLGENKLNGEARYIHGVKGKGFFTFYGGHDPEDYQHRVGDPKTELELHPNSPGYRLILNNVLFPAARKKKQKT
- the dnaB gene encoding replicative DNA helicase; the encoded protein is MEKINPVVGRKIDKSTLINLERGKIPPQSVDLEEVVLGAMMIDKKGVDEVIDILHPDVFYKDAHRYIYESIFKLFESSEPVDLLTVSSQLKRDGRLDAIGGDFYLIKLTQKVASSAHIEFHARIILQKYIQRSLIKISNEIIEEAYDEGTDVFDLLDSAESKLYDVTQGNLKRSAETAMDLVIQAKKKIEEISNKEGMSGIATGFDKLDKLTSGWQPSDLIIVAARPGMGKTALTLSMARNIAVDSGQGVAFFSCEMSSVQLITRLISSETGLSSEKLRTGKLEKHEWEQLNVKVKALEKAPLFIDDTPSLSIFDLRAKARRLASQHDIKIIIIDYLQLMTAGGTGKGGNREQEISTISRNLKALAKELNIPVIALSQLSRAVETRGGSKRPLLSDLRESGAIEQDADIVSFIFRPEYYKIDEWDDEERSPTQGQAEFIVAKHRNGGLENIRLKFIGNLGKFDNLDDFDSPFEFQSKMNENEDNPFITPNLPDANEAFGSSMNDNMPPGDDDVPF
- a CDS encoding acetyl-CoA carboxylase carboxyltransferase subunit alpha: MEYLDFELPIKELEEQLDKCMIIGEESEVDVTETCKQIEKKLADTRKEIYKNLTAWQRVQLSRHPNRPYTLDYINAICGDTFLELHGDRNVKDDKAMIGGLGKIGDQSFMFIGQQKGYNTKTRQYRNFGMANPEGYRKALRLMKSAEKFNVPVVCFIDTPGGAAGIEAEERGQGEAIARNILEMTRLKVPIIVVIIGEGASGGALGIGVGDKVLMLENTWYSVISPESCSSILWRSWEYKEVAAEALKLTATDMKKLKLIDEIVREPAGGAHANREKTFEVVKNKILTQFKALEKLSPKELVKTRMDKYAQMGVFNG
- a CDS encoding DMT family transporter — encoded protein: MGAQLKNYLHLHFIVFIWGFTAVLGKLITLDAMPLVWYRMLIAAVFILLYLKAKKYSLKVSRPMLWSLLGAGIVIALHWVTFFLSIKVSNVSITLATISTGAFFTALIEPFWYKRKMIWYEIVFGIVVMLGLYLIFKVDTQYLYGILLALVSAFLSALFSLINGKLIQKERPSVISFYELVSGVVLLTIFLAFQGSFDAQFFALSQNDWLYLFILASICTAYAFIASIKILKYISPYTVMLTINLEPVYGIILAYFILGESEKMNPLFYVGGGIILLTVLANGILKNRRRFKKPFRR
- a CDS encoding LptF/LptG family permease; its protein translation is MLTILDKYILKRYLVTFSVMILLFIPIGIMAHLAEQIGKMQANEAPLDEILIYFGNFTIYIGSLLFPIFLFLSIIFFTSKLAGNTEIVAILSSGVSYNRFLRPYIIGASIIAIIMFIMGMFIVPNASKGFNEFKYKYLKKGKQDRVTNNIFTQLNANDFIYVSSFDPAREIGYNFTFERFNDENELEFKISAANIRYVDKDSVYRLTTYKKRRILEDTALVETKRRLDTLFSFKIGDLTPVSYAAETKNIFELNRFIKDQKLKGASNINTYVLVKYKRWALPITAFILTIIAVAVSSVKRRGGMGVNLAFGIIVAFVFVFFDKVFGTLAEQSGFSPLLAVLVPNMIFGILAVVLLQKAKR